From a region of the Acomys russatus chromosome 4, mAcoRus1.1, whole genome shotgun sequence genome:
- the Lrrc4c gene encoding leucine-rich repeat-containing protein 4C, whose translation MLNKMTLHPQQIMIGPRFNRALFDPLLVVLLALQLLVVAGLVRAQTCPSVCSCSNQFSKVICVRKNLREVPDGISTNTRLLNLHENQIQIIKVNSFKHLRHLEILQLSRNHIRTIEIGAFNGLANLNTLELFDNRLTTIPNGAFVYLSKLKELWLRNNPIESIPSYAFNRIPSLRRLDLGELKRLSYISEGAFEGLSNLRYLNLAMCNLREIPNLTPLIKLDELDLSGNHLSAIRPGSFQGLMHLQKLWMIQSQIQVIERNAFDNLQSLVEINLAHNNLTLLPHDLFTPLHHLERIHLHHNPWNCNCDILWLSWWIRDMAPSNTACCARCNTPASLKGRYIGELDQNYFTCYAPVIVEPPADLNVTEGMAAELKCRASTSLTSVSWITPNGTVMTHGAYKVRIAVLSDGTLNFTNVTVQDTGMYTCMVSNSVGNTTASATLNVTAATTTPFSYFSTVTVETMEPSQDEARTTDTNVGPTPVIDWETTNVTTILMPQSTRSTEKTFTIPVTDINSGIPGIDEVMKTTKIIIGCFVAITLMAAVMLVIFYKMRKQHHRQNHHAPTRTVEIINVDDEITGDTPMESHLPMPAIEHEHLNHYNSYKSPFNHTTTVNTINSIHSSVHEPLLIRMNSKDNVQETQI comes from the coding sequence ATGTTGAACAAGATGACCTTACATCCACAGCAGATAATGATAGGTCCTAGGTTTAACAGGGCCCTATTTGACCCCCTGCTTGTGGTGCTGTTGGCTCTTCAGCTTCTTGTGGTGGCTGGTCTGGTTCGGGCTCAAACCTGCCCTTCGGTGTGCTCTTGTAGCAACCAGTTCAGCAAGGTGATTTGTGTTCGGAAAAACCTTCGTGAGGTTCCTGATGGCATCTCCACCAACACAAGGCTGCTGAACCTCCATGAGAACCAAATCCAGATCATCAAAGTGAACAGTTTCAAGCACTTGAGGCACCTGGAAATCCTCCAGTTGAGCAGGAACCATATTCGAACCATTGAAATCGGGGCCTTCAATGGTCTGGCAAACCTCAACACTCTGGAACTCTTTGACAATCGTCTTACTACCATCCCGAATGGAGCTTTTGTATATTTGTCTAAACTGAAGGAGCTCTGGTTGCGGAACAACCCCATCGAGAGCATCCCTTCCTATGCTTTTAACAGAATCCCTTCTTTGCGCCGCTTAGACTTAGGGGAACTGAAAAGGCTTTCATACATCTCAGAAGGTGCCTTTGAAGGTCTGTCCAACTTGAGGTATTTGAACCTTGCCATGTGCAACCTCCGGGAAATCCCTAACCTCACGCCGCTCATCAAATTGGACGAGCTAGATCTTTCTGGGAACCATTTGTCTGCAATCAGGCCTGGCTCTTTTCAGGGATTGATGCACCTTCAAAAACTGTGGATGATACAGTCTCAGATTCAAGTGATTGAAAGGAATGCCTTTGATAACCTTCAGTCACTAGTGGAGATCAACCTGGCACACAACAATCTGACATTACTGCCTCATGACCTCTTCACACCCTTGCATCATCTAGAGAGGATACACCTGCATCACAACCCATGGAACTGCAACTGTGACAtcctgtggctcagctggtggaTAAGAGACATGGCCCCCTCCAACACAGCTTGCTGTGCCAGATGTAACACCCCTGCCAGTCTGAAAGGGAGGTACATCGGAGAGCTGGACCAGAATTATTTTACATGTTATGCTCCTGTAATTGTGGAGCCCCCTGCAGACCTCAATGTCACTGAAGGCATGGCTGCTGAGCTGAAATGTCGAGCATCTACGTCCCTGACTTCCGTATCTTGGATTACTCCAAATGGAACAGTCATGACTCATGGGGCATACAAAGTGCGGATAGCTGTGCTTAGCGATGGCACGTTAAATTTCACAAATGTAACTGTGCAagacacaggcatgtacacatgtatggtGAGTAATTCTGTTGGCAACACTACTGCTTCTGCCACCTTGAATGTTACTGCGGCAACCACTACTCCTTTCTCGTACTTTTCAACTGTAACAGTAGAGACTATGGAACCTTCTCAGGATGAGGCACGGACCACAGATACCAATGTGGGCCCCACTCCTGTGATTGATTGGGAGACCACCAATGTAACCACAATTCTGATGCCACAGAGCACAAGGTCGACAGAGAAAACATTCACCATCCCAGTAACTGACATCAACAGTGGAATCCCAGGAATTGATGAGgtcatgaaaacaacaaaaatcattatTGGATGTTTTGTGGCCATCACGCTAATGGCTGCCGTGATGCTGGTCATTTTCTATAAGATGAGGAAACAGCACCATCGGCAAAATCACCATGCTCCAACAAGGACTGTTGAAATCATTAATGTGGATGATGAGATCACTGGGGACACGCCCATGGAAAGCCACCTGCCCATGCCTGCAATTGAGCATGAGCACCTAAACCACTATAACTCTTACAAATCCCCCTTCAACCACACAACAACAGTAAACACAATAAATTCAATACACAGTTCAGTGCATGAACCGTTATTGATCCGAATGAACTCTAAAGACAATGTACAAGAGACTCAGATATAA